The following proteins come from a genomic window of Kocuria palustris:
- a CDS encoding trehalose-6-phosphate synthase, protein MSQSASASTDQTSTGDGQGRDFIVVANRLPVDRAVDENGSSSWHRSPGGLVSALAPVMASNDGAWVGWAGSPDEQLEPFDHDVFHLVPVELSAREVERYYEGFSNGTLWPLYHDVIAPPSYHRTWWNAYKDVNRRFAEAAATAASEGATVWVQDYQLQLVPRMLRQMRPDLTIGFFDHIPFPPVEIFAQLPWRRSVLEGLTGADLVGFQRPGDAQNFQNCVRRFMGVSFRRGEAEITAQTTSTAFDFTGADAAAGPSWTLKAGPYPISIDVEGIREMAARKETKERARQIRRELGDPETVFLGVDRLDYTKGIRHRIKAYGELLADGDLDVDHDILVQVASPSRERVESYKVLREQVEGMVGHLNGQYDTMGHTAIRYLHHGYPFEEMVALYLATDVMLVTSLRDGMNLVAKEFVAAKADGSGRLVLSEFTGAADQLKQAILVNPHDIDDLKLLMLAAKAMPDDEARKRMRAMRRQVLTHDVDAWQEAFLNDLAALRRRNDDAQES, encoded by the coding sequence GTGAGCCAGTCCGCATCCGCGAGCACCGATCAGACATCCACTGGGGACGGGCAGGGCCGGGACTTCATCGTCGTCGCCAACCGCCTGCCGGTGGACCGCGCCGTCGACGAGAACGGCAGCAGCTCCTGGCACCGCTCCCCTGGCGGGCTGGTCTCCGCGCTCGCCCCGGTCATGGCCAGCAACGACGGCGCCTGGGTCGGCTGGGCCGGCAGCCCGGACGAGCAGCTCGAGCCCTTCGACCACGACGTCTTCCACCTGGTCCCGGTCGAGCTCTCCGCCCGGGAGGTCGAGCGCTACTACGAGGGCTTCTCCAACGGCACCCTGTGGCCGCTGTACCACGACGTCATCGCCCCGCCGAGCTACCACCGCACCTGGTGGAACGCGTACAAGGACGTGAACCGGCGCTTCGCCGAGGCCGCCGCAACGGCTGCCTCTGAGGGCGCGACCGTGTGGGTGCAGGACTACCAGCTGCAGCTCGTGCCCAGGATGCTGCGGCAGATGCGTCCCGATCTGACCATCGGGTTCTTCGATCACATCCCGTTCCCGCCGGTCGAGATCTTCGCCCAGCTGCCCTGGCGGCGCTCGGTGCTCGAGGGCCTCACCGGTGCGGATCTGGTCGGCTTCCAGCGCCCCGGCGACGCCCAGAACTTCCAGAACTGCGTCCGCCGGTTCATGGGAGTCTCTTTCCGCCGCGGCGAGGCCGAGATCACCGCGCAGACCACCTCCACCGCCTTCGACTTCACGGGCGCGGACGCCGCGGCCGGTCCGTCGTGGACCCTGAAGGCCGGTCCGTACCCGATCTCGATCGACGTCGAGGGCATCAGGGAGATGGCCGCCCGGAAGGAGACGAAGGAGCGCGCGCGGCAGATCCGCCGCGAGCTCGGCGATCCCGAGACGGTGTTCCTGGGCGTGGACCGCCTGGACTACACCAAGGGCATCCGCCATCGGATCAAGGCCTACGGCGAGCTGCTGGCAGACGGCGATCTCGACGTCGATCACGACATCCTGGTCCAGGTCGCCTCCCCGTCGCGCGAGCGCGTGGAGTCCTACAAGGTGCTGCGCGAGCAGGTCGAGGGCATGGTCGGGCACCTCAACGGCCAGTACGACACCATGGGCCACACCGCGATCCGCTACCTCCACCACGGCTATCCGTTCGAGGAGATGGTCGCGCTCTACCTGGCCACCGACGTCATGCTCGTGACCTCCCTGCGCGATGGGATGAACCTGGTGGCCAAGGAGTTCGTGGCGGCCAAGGCCGACGGCAGCGGACGGCTCGTGCTCTCCGAGTTCACGGGGGCGGCGGATCAGCTCAAGCAGGCGATCCTGGTCAACCCGCACGACATCGACGACCTCAAGCTGCTCATGCTCGCGGCCAAGGCCATGCCGGACGACGAGGCCCGCAAGCGCATGCGCGCCATGCGCCGGCAGGTGCTGACCCACGACGTCGACGCCTGGCAGGAGGCGTTCCTCAACGACCTCGCCGCCCTCCGCCGCCGCAACGACGATGCCCAGGAGTCCTGA
- a CDS encoding DsbA family protein: MASHQDKDDFRAQARGIAEKHAQADQRQKRLLQGGIALLVVAILVIAALVVWQVRSQRIPDSGPVPASANQWGGIEMTADGITKDSAESDEVSADDAGDPPETPPETPEAEGIVEPGTAAESDEPVQIVIWQDFDCVHCAEFEEAHAEDLAKVVDSGEATVEYRTVNYLDNATYYSSRSAAAFYEVANQVGTDEALAFQEEMFTHQGTGGLDDDEIVEIASKHGADIEQAMDDQDWRPMVDYTSATAQADGVNGTPTAMVDGVVWEQGSSLSEAVKAAAEGKDPNDAGGEASDSASARATESASASASGSSTASAEPTEG; this comes from the coding sequence ATGGCCTCCCACCAGGACAAGGACGACTTCCGGGCTCAGGCCCGGGGGATCGCCGAGAAGCACGCCCAGGCCGACCAGCGGCAGAAGCGCCTCCTCCAGGGCGGCATCGCGCTGCTCGTGGTCGCGATCCTGGTGATCGCAGCGCTCGTGGTCTGGCAGGTGCGCTCCCAGCGCATCCCCGATTCCGGGCCCGTTCCCGCCAGCGCCAACCAGTGGGGCGGGATCGAGATGACCGCCGACGGCATCACGAAGGACTCCGCCGAATCGGACGAGGTCTCCGCCGACGATGCCGGCGACCCGCCCGAGACCCCGCCGGAGACCCCGGAGGCCGAGGGCATCGTCGAGCCGGGAACGGCCGCCGAGTCCGATGAGCCCGTGCAGATCGTGATCTGGCAAGACTTCGACTGCGTGCACTGCGCGGAGTTCGAGGAGGCCCACGCGGAGGACCTCGCGAAGGTCGTGGACTCGGGCGAGGCCACCGTCGAGTACCGCACGGTGAACTACCTGGACAACGCCACGTACTACTCCTCCCGCTCCGCGGCCGCCTTCTACGAGGTCGCGAACCAGGTGGGCACCGACGAGGCGCTCGCCTTCCAGGAGGAGATGTTCACGCACCAGGGCACCGGCGGGCTCGACGACGACGAGATCGTCGAGATCGCCTCCAAGCACGGCGCCGACATCGAGCAGGCCATGGACGATCAGGACTGGCGCCCGATGGTCGACTACACCTCCGCCACGGCGCAGGCCGACGGCGTGAACGGCACCCCCACCGCCATGGTCGACGGCGTGGTCTGGGAGCAGGGCTCGAGCCTCTCCGAGGCCGTCAAGGCCGCCGCCGAGGGCAAGGACCCGAACGACGCCGGCGGCGAGGCCTCGGACTCGGCTTCGGCCAGGGCCACGGAGTCGGCGTCCGCCTCCGCGTCGGGCTCCTCGACTGCCTCGGCGGAGCCCACCGAAGGCTGA
- a CDS encoding NtaA/DmoA family FMN-dependent monooxygenase (This protein belongs to a clade of FMN-dependent monooxygenases, within a broader family of flavin-dependent oxidoreductases, the luciferase-like monooxygenase (LMM) family, some of whose members use coenzyme F420 rather than FMN.), with protein sequence MILAALDMMVPTHQSTGLWRHPRAQPEQYRDLRFWTAHAQMLERAGFDALFLADAAGVYDVFDGSGRTAIRSGMQYPALDPLTAVSALAAATTTLGFGVTASVSYEQPYLLARRFASLDHLTDGRIGWNIVTGYQESAMRNLGAGGQLPHDARYDRADEFMDVVCALWEGTFEPGVLRADAESGIYLDPDLVHGAGHEGEHFSVPGPALVAPGPQRTPYLFQAGSSPRGMAFAARHAEAMFFSGTSTASVRRLTDAARAGLEREGRGADAAHMLMSITVIADSTDAEAAERAASYAQFADRQAALALFAGWTGLDLAPFDPQTPLAQAVAQLTGDGAIEGNRSALQSFLELDPDRDWTVGEVAAHMCLGARGPVVIGSGATVAEELERWMAEAGVDGFNIDYGLRDVDMTAFAEHVSPELRRRGHLPGGARPGSTLRGRLTGADHLPSTHPGAAFRR encoded by the coding sequence ATGATCCTGGCAGCGCTGGACATGATGGTCCCCACCCACCAGAGCACGGGGCTGTGGCGCCATCCTCGCGCTCAGCCGGAGCAGTACCGGGACCTGAGGTTCTGGACCGCCCACGCACAGATGCTCGAGCGCGCCGGCTTCGACGCCCTGTTCCTGGCCGATGCCGCCGGGGTCTACGACGTCTTCGACGGCTCCGGGCGCACCGCCATCCGCTCCGGGATGCAGTACCCGGCGCTGGATCCCCTGACGGCCGTCAGCGCGCTCGCCGCAGCCACCACCACCCTCGGCTTCGGCGTGACGGCCTCGGTGAGCTACGAGCAGCCGTATCTGCTGGCGCGCCGCTTCGCGAGCCTGGACCACCTCACGGACGGGCGCATCGGCTGGAACATCGTGACCGGCTATCAGGAATCCGCCATGCGCAACCTCGGCGCCGGAGGCCAGCTGCCCCATGACGCCCGCTACGACCGGGCCGATGAGTTCATGGACGTGGTCTGCGCGCTGTGGGAGGGCACGTTCGAGCCGGGGGTGCTGCGCGCCGACGCCGAGTCCGGGATCTATCTCGACCCGGACCTCGTCCACGGGGCGGGTCATGAGGGCGAGCACTTCAGCGTCCCCGGACCCGCGCTCGTGGCGCCGGGCCCGCAGCGCACTCCATACCTCTTCCAGGCGGGCTCCTCGCCGCGCGGGATGGCCTTCGCCGCCCGGCATGCCGAGGCCATGTTCTTCTCCGGGACCTCGACAGCATCCGTCCGTCGACTCACGGACGCCGCGCGAGCCGGGTTGGAGCGGGAGGGCCGCGGGGCGGATGCTGCGCACATGCTGATGTCGATCACGGTGATCGCCGACAGCACCGACGCGGAGGCGGCCGAGCGCGCGGCATCCTACGCCCAGTTCGCCGACCGGCAGGCTGCCCTGGCGCTGTTCGCGGGCTGGACCGGGCTCGACCTGGCGCCGTTCGACCCGCAGACCCCCTTGGCGCAGGCGGTCGCGCAGCTGACTGGCGACGGCGCCATCGAGGGCAACCGCTCAGCGCTGCAGTCCTTCCTGGAGCTGGACCCTGACCGGGACTGGACGGTGGGGGAAGTGGCTGCGCACATGTGCCTGGGCGCTCGCGGCCCCGTCGTGATCGGCTCGGGCGCCACGGTCGCCGAGGAGCTCGAGCGCTGGATGGCCGAGGCCGGCGTGGACGGCTTCAACATCGACTACGGCCTGCGCGACGTGGATATGACGGCCTTCGCTGAGCACGTGAGCCCCGAGCTGCGCCGCCGCGGGCACCTGCCCGGGGGCGCCCGGCCAGGCTCGACGCTGCGCGGGAGGCTCACCGGCGCCGATCACCTGCCGAGCACCCACCCCGGGGCGGCGTTCCGGCGCTGA
- a CDS encoding TIGR03085 family metal-binding protein: MTNFAVVERRHLAALLRRVGPDAPTLCEGWVTRDLAVHLIERDSRPDLIAGTVLPKIPVLSKRAQEADAQLRRQDWGELVSKVEKPALYSPARLGPLDKRMNTAEFFVHHEDVRRAQETWHRRQLLQEEERDLWAALKLMGKALLRPEQDSVLLVANGYGSVTGGKAKTTTVRIVRGTPSELLLWAFGRREQAEVAITDE; encoded by the coding sequence GTGACCAATTTCGCCGTCGTCGAGCGCCGTCACCTGGCAGCCCTGCTGCGCCGCGTGGGGCCGGATGCCCCCACCCTGTGCGAGGGCTGGGTCACCCGTGACCTCGCGGTCCACCTGATCGAGCGCGACTCCCGCCCTGATCTCATCGCGGGCACCGTCCTGCCCAAGATCCCCGTGCTGAGCAAGCGGGCCCAGGAGGCCGACGCCCAGCTGCGCCGCCAGGACTGGGGCGAGCTGGTGTCCAAGGTCGAGAAGCCTGCCCTCTACTCCCCAGCCCGACTGGGCCCGCTGGACAAGCGCATGAACACCGCCGAGTTCTTCGTCCACCACGAGGACGTGCGCCGAGCCCAGGAGACCTGGCACCGCCGTCAGCTGCTGCAGGAGGAGGAGCGGGACCTCTGGGCCGCCCTCAAGCTCATGGGCAAGGCTCTGCTGCGTCCCGAGCAGGATTCCGTCCTGCTGGTGGCCAACGGCTACGGCTCCGTGACCGGGGGCAAGGCCAAGACCACGACGGTGCGCATCGTGCGCGGCACCCCGTCCGAGCTGCTGCTGTGGGCCTTCGGCCGCCGCGAGCAGGCGGAGGTCGCGATCACCGACGAGTGA
- a CDS encoding tripartite tricarboxylate transporter permease — protein sequence MESLSLLADGFAGALTLSNLFWVVAGCLLGTAVGVIPGLGSSMAVALLLPVTFALEPTAAFIMFSGVYFGGLFGDSTMGILMNTPGQGSAIASTFEGHRMAKDGRAPQALATAAIGAFVGGFTASILLVFVAPWLARFSSSFGPAEYFALALFAFMATSSVVTDSAVKGLLSLLLGLGIAVIGIDSVTGIPRFTADSQNLFDGISLVTVTVAVLALGEVFHYATVTRHTPQGTMVASKGRPWLSGKEFREAAPAWGRGTAIGLPFGVIPAGGAEIPTFLAYGTERSLDRRRKDPQFGKGAIRGLAAPEAAGNSTTGMAMGALLALGLPVSATAAIMLAAFRQYGLQPGPLLFERSSDLVWALLASFFVAMVVLLIINLPFAQVWAKLLLIPAPYLYGGIMVFCALGIYASSSALFDLGLLLVLGLIAFVMRLNDFPMAPLIIGMVLGPLAETSLRDALVSSAGDPSVLIDGPITWVLYGLLAVILLLSIRAKVVSRTRKDV from the coding sequence ATGGAATCCCTGTCCCTTCTGGCCGACGGCTTCGCCGGAGCCCTGACGCTGAGCAACCTCTTCTGGGTCGTCGCCGGGTGCCTTCTGGGCACCGCTGTGGGCGTCATCCCCGGGCTCGGCTCCTCCATGGCCGTGGCGCTGCTGCTGCCCGTGACCTTCGCCCTCGAGCCCACCGCCGCGTTCATCATGTTCTCGGGCGTCTACTTCGGCGGCCTGTTCGGCGACTCCACCATGGGCATCCTCATGAACACTCCGGGGCAGGGATCGGCGATCGCCTCCACATTCGAGGGCCATCGCATGGCCAAGGACGGCAGAGCGCCCCAGGCCCTGGCCACGGCCGCGATCGGCGCGTTCGTCGGCGGCTTCACGGCCTCGATCCTGCTGGTGTTCGTCGCGCCCTGGCTGGCCAGGTTCTCCTCCAGCTTCGGACCGGCCGAGTACTTCGCCCTGGCCCTGTTCGCCTTCATGGCCACGTCCTCCGTCGTCACCGACTCGGCGGTCAAGGGCCTGCTGTCGCTGCTGCTCGGCCTGGGCATCGCGGTGATCGGCATCGACTCCGTCACCGGCATCCCTCGCTTCACCGCCGATTCCCAGAACCTCTTCGACGGCATCTCGCTGGTCACCGTCACCGTGGCCGTGCTGGCTCTCGGCGAGGTCTTCCACTACGCCACCGTCACCCGGCACACCCCGCAGGGGACCATGGTCGCCTCCAAGGGCCGTCCGTGGCTGTCGGGCAAGGAGTTCCGGGAGGCGGCCCCGGCCTGGGGCCGCGGCACCGCCATCGGCCTGCCCTTCGGCGTGATCCCCGCCGGCGGCGCCGAGATCCCCACCTTCCTGGCCTATGGCACCGAGCGATCGCTGGATCGACGCCGCAAGGACCCCCAGTTCGGCAAGGGGGCCATCCGCGGCCTGGCCGCACCCGAGGCCGCCGGCAACTCGACCACCGGCATGGCCATGGGCGCTCTGCTGGCCCTGGGCCTGCCGGTCTCCGCCACCGCGGCCATCATGCTGGCGGCCTTCCGGCAGTACGGCCTGCAGCCCGGCCCGCTGCTGTTCGAGCGCTCCTCGGACCTGGTCTGGGCGCTGCTGGCCAGCTTCTTCGTGGCCATGGTGGTCCTGCTGATCATCAACCTGCCGTTCGCACAGGTCTGGGCCAAGCTGCTGCTGATCCCCGCCCCGTATCTCTACGGCGGGATCATGGTCTTCTGCGCGCTGGGCATCTACGCGTCGTCGAGCGCCCTGTTCGACCTGGGCCTGCTGCTGGTGCTCGGACTGATCGCGTTCGTCATGCGGCTCAACGACTTCCCCATGGCGCCGCTGATCATCGGCATGGTCCTCGGGCCGCTGGCCGAGACCTCCCTGCGGGATGCGCTGGTGTCCTCCGCCGGTGATCCCTCCGTGCTGATCGACGGCCCCATCACCTGGGTGCTCTACGGGCTGCTCGCCGTGATCCTGCTCCTGTCCATCCGCGCCAAGGTGGTCAGCCGCACCCGCAAGGACGTCTGA
- a CDS encoding tripartite tricarboxylate transporter TctB family protein → MSTSASAAETPWADGSDEPRDPAAPSSSSAEPEVRTTLIRDLLTPLILLAFATYLTVNLFLIEVTDSTDFPGPRFFPAIIAGLIYALTALELLSIARNRSRRGPAPAAAAESAAPFDWPALVWTVGGFILFILTLRLLGWVLAAALLFWFVARGFGNRSPLTSLAVGLTVSSLAYIGFDMGLGLNLPSGILGGAF, encoded by the coding sequence ATGAGCACCTCAGCATCCGCCGCCGAGACCCCCTGGGCCGACGGCTCCGACGAGCCCCGCGACCCCGCAGCGCCTTCGAGCTCCTCCGCCGAGCCCGAGGTGCGCACCACGCTGATCCGCGATCTGCTCACTCCGCTGATCCTGCTCGCGTTCGCGACCTATCTGACGGTGAACCTGTTCCTGATCGAGGTCACGGACTCCACCGACTTCCCGGGCCCCCGGTTCTTCCCCGCGATCATCGCCGGGCTGATCTACGCGCTGACGGCCCTGGAGCTGCTGAGCATCGCCCGGAACCGCTCCCGTCGCGGCCCCGCGCCCGCGGCCGCCGCCGAGTCGGCCGCGCCGTTCGACTGGCCCGCACTGGTCTGGACCGTCGGCGGGTTCATCCTGTTCATCCTCACCCTGCGGCTGCTCGGCTGGGTCCTGGCCGCGGCGCTGCTCTTCTGGTTCGTGGCCCGCGGGTTCGGCAACCGCAGCCCGCTGACCTCGCTCGCGGTGGGCCTGACGGTCAGCTCGCTGGCCTACATCGGCTTCGACATGGGGCTGGGCCTGAACCTGCCCTCCGGCATCCTGGGAGGTGCGTTCTGA
- a CDS encoding tripartite tricarboxylate transporter substrate-binding protein, whose product MEAQETPQTGPPGRRAVLKGLGAVVALGSFGTAAYGSITSRTSGTDLRSNLTIIAPAAAGGGWDTIAREMQMVQRENQIINNTQVVNQPGAGGTIALSNLINMEGDPQTLMVGGTGQLAATIQYETEATLDDVTPLAVVVEEYGVIVVPGDSPYESLDDLVKAWKDDPGALPWTGGGSFDELVITDLALKAGVDLANFQFVSSDGGGEAIQALLNGTAKAATGGYPDNVDQIEAGNLRALALVAPEPVEGIDIPTAVEQGYDVSLTNWRLLAAPPGITEEEKAELEDVILETIDAPEWAEAVERYHWSENRIFGDELTDFLETERERISGLYEEMGS is encoded by the coding sequence GTGGAAGCACAGGAAACACCGCAGACAGGTCCCCCGGGCCGTCGGGCCGTTCTGAAGGGACTGGGCGCGGTCGTGGCGCTCGGGTCGTTCGGGACCGCGGCCTACGGCTCGATCACCTCGCGCACCTCCGGAACCGATCTTCGCTCGAACCTCACGATCATCGCCCCGGCCGCGGCCGGCGGCGGATGGGACACCATCGCCCGTGAGATGCAGATGGTCCAGCGCGAGAACCAGATCATCAACAACACCCAGGTGGTCAATCAGCCCGGTGCCGGCGGCACGATCGCGCTGAGCAACCTCATCAACATGGAGGGCGACCCGCAGACCCTGATGGTCGGCGGCACCGGCCAGCTCGCGGCGACCATCCAGTACGAGACGGAGGCGACCCTCGACGACGTCACCCCTCTGGCCGTCGTGGTCGAGGAGTACGGCGTGATCGTCGTGCCCGGAGACTCCCCCTACGAGAGCCTCGACGACCTCGTGAAGGCGTGGAAGGACGACCCGGGGGCCCTCCCGTGGACCGGCGGCGGCTCGTTCGACGAGCTCGTGATCACCGATCTGGCGCTGAAGGCCGGGGTGGACCTGGCGAACTTCCAGTTCGTGTCCTCCGACGGCGGCGGCGAGGCCATCCAGGCGCTGCTCAACGGCACCGCCAAGGCGGCCACGGGCGGCTACCCGGACAACGTGGATCAGATCGAGGCCGGGAACCTGCGCGCGCTGGCGCTGGTGGCCCCCGAGCCGGTCGAGGGCATCGACATCCCCACCGCCGTGGAGCAGGGATACGACGTCTCGCTGACCAATTGGCGCCTGCTCGCAGCCCCTCCGGGAATCACGGAAGAGGAGAAGGCCGAGCTGGAGGACGTGATCCTCGAGACCATCGACGCCCCCGAATGGGCCGAGGCCGTGGAGCGCTACCACTGGTCCGAGAACCGGATCTTCGGCGACGAGCTGACCGACTTCCTGGAGACCGAGCGCGAGCGCATCTCCGGCCTGTACGAGGAGATGGGCTCATGA
- a CDS encoding ABC transporter ATP-binding protein produces MSPSTSSARRRGRADAEAAAGDEALKDDSLISPEIDLDDAPADDGWGGGAPARKPRSFWPSVHRLGGLMMDFKAGLAVVLVFITGSVLLSVLAPMLLGQATNVVFAGVLSRDLPPDATQQEVVDGLRADGRDSLADVFSTMTLDPGSGVDFGRLGQLIMLVLAMYLVASVLQWAQGRILNTISVRIIRDLRAQVEDKLHRIPLSYFDTRRRGDVMSRVTNDVDNVQTALQQTFSSLLENIMRVLGILIMMFVLSWQLALVALIALPLSAAAAGIVGSRAQKHFGKQWAATGALNGQIEEDFTGHQLVTVFGREDDMARDFDRRNDDLYRSAFSAQFVSGTIMPIMQFVSWLSYVGIAVVGGMRVVSGSMTLGAATAFIQYSREFNQPLSQVASMATQIQSGVASAERVFELLDAPEQEPESAPAQMPERIEGRVQFEHVDFSYQPDEPLIEDLSFTAEPGRTVAIVGPTGAGKTTLVNLVMRFYEIDSGRITLDGTDIREMTRAQLRSQVGMVLQDAWLFTGTIRENIRYGRLEATDEEVEEAARATSVDRFVRSLPDGYETVLDNDGGSISAGERQLITIARAFLAAPALLILDEATSSVDTRTEVAVQKAMAALRRGRTSFVIAHRLSTIRDADTILVMSGGRIIEQGSHDELMSRPGAYRALYESQFSEEPPEEPEALTGSLDQL; encoded by the coding sequence GTGAGCCCCAGCACCTCCTCTGCACGTCGCCGCGGACGCGCCGACGCCGAAGCCGCGGCCGGGGACGAGGCCCTGAAGGACGATTCCCTGATCTCCCCCGAGATCGACCTGGATGACGCTCCCGCTGACGACGGCTGGGGCGGCGGCGCTCCCGCGCGCAAGCCGCGCAGCTTCTGGCCCTCGGTGCACCGGCTCGGCGGCCTCATGATGGACTTCAAGGCGGGGCTGGCCGTGGTGCTGGTGTTCATCACGGGATCCGTCCTGCTCTCCGTGCTGGCGCCCATGCTGCTCGGCCAGGCCACGAACGTCGTCTTCGCCGGTGTGCTGTCCCGGGACCTCCCGCCGGATGCCACGCAGCAGGAGGTCGTCGACGGCCTGCGCGCCGACGGGCGCGACTCCCTGGCCGACGTCTTCTCGACCATGACGCTGGACCCAGGCTCCGGAGTGGACTTCGGTCGGCTGGGCCAGCTGATCATGCTCGTGCTGGCCATGTACCTGGTGGCCTCGGTCCTGCAGTGGGCCCAGGGCCGGATCCTCAACACGATCTCCGTGCGGATCATCCGGGACCTGCGCGCCCAGGTCGAGGACAAGCTGCACCGGATCCCGCTGAGCTACTTCGACACCCGCCGCCGCGGGGATGTGATGTCGCGGGTGACCAACGACGTCGACAACGTCCAGACGGCGCTGCAGCAGACCTTCTCGTCACTGCTCGAAAACATCATGCGGGTGCTCGGCATCCTGATCATGATGTTCGTGCTGTCCTGGCAGCTGGCGCTCGTGGCGCTGATCGCGCTGCCGCTGTCCGCCGCCGCGGCCGGGATCGTGGGCTCTCGTGCCCAGAAGCACTTCGGGAAGCAGTGGGCGGCCACCGGAGCCCTCAACGGCCAGATCGAGGAGGACTTCACCGGCCACCAGCTCGTGACCGTCTTCGGGCGCGAGGACGACATGGCCCGGGACTTCGATCGCCGCAACGACGACCTCTACCGCTCGGCCTTCTCCGCCCAGTTCGTCTCCGGGACGATCATGCCGATCATGCAGTTCGTCTCCTGGCTGTCCTACGTGGGCATCGCCGTGGTCGGCGGGATGCGCGTGGTGTCGGGGTCCATGACGCTGGGTGCGGCCACGGCCTTCATCCAGTACTCGCGTGAGTTCAACCAGCCCCTGTCGCAGGTCGCCTCGATGGCCACCCAGATCCAGTCGGGCGTAGCCTCGGCCGAGCGCGTCTTCGAGCTGCTGGACGCCCCGGAGCAGGAGCCCGAGTCCGCTCCGGCGCAGATGCCCGAGCGCATCGAGGGCCGCGTGCAGTTCGAGCACGTGGACTTCTCCTACCAGCCCGACGAGCCGCTGATCGAGGACCTCTCCTTCACCGCCGAGCCGGGGCGCACGGTCGCGATCGTGGGCCCCACCGGCGCGGGCAAGACCACACTGGTCAACCTGGTGATGCGCTTCTACGAGATCGACTCCGGGCGCATCACCCTGGACGGCACCGACATCCGGGAGATGACCCGTGCGCAGCTGCGCTCGCAGGTGGGCATGGTGCTGCAGGACGCGTGGCTGTTCACCGGGACCATCCGCGAGAACATCCGCTACGGGCGCCTCGAGGCCACCGACGAGGAGGTCGAGGAGGCGGCCCGCGCCACCTCGGTGGACCGGTTCGTGCGCTCCCTGCCCGACGGCTACGAGACTGTGCTGGACAACGACGGCGGCAGCATCTCCGCCGGCGAGCGCCAGCTGATCACGATCGCGCGCGCCTTCCTGGCAGCACCGGCCCTGCTGATCCTGGACGAGGCGACCTCGTCGGTGGACACCCGCACGGAGGTCGCGGTGCAGAAGGCCATGGCCGCGCTGCGCCGTGGCCGCACATCGTTCGTGATCGCCCACCGCCTCTCCACCATCCGCGACGCGGACACGATCCTGGTGATGAGCGGCGGCCGGATCATCGAGCAGGGCTCCCACGACGAGCTGATGTCCCGCCCCGGGGCCTATCGGGCGCTCTACGAGAGCCAGTTCAGCGAGGAGCCTCCCGAGGAGCCCGAGGCCCTCACCGGCTCGCTCGATCAGCTGTGA